The following proteins are co-located in the Onychomys torridus chromosome 6, mOncTor1.1, whole genome shotgun sequence genome:
- the Eif2a gene encoding eukaryotic translation initiation factor 2A isoform X2, translating into MDHHTLQKAQCFQGNLEKIAKSTLLVRMGHCLPGTMEKTSKDGTAGVPNLQLYDVKTGACLKSFIQKKMQNWCPSWSDDEIICARNVNNEVHFFENNNFDTIANKLHLQKVNDFNLSPGSQPYKVAVYVPGSKGAPSFVRLYQYPNFAGPQAALANKSFFKADKVTMLWNKKATAVLVIASTDVDKTGASYYGEQTLHYIATNGESAVVQLPKNGPIYDVVWNSSSTEFCAVYGFMPAKATVFNLKCDPVFDFGTGPRNAAYYSPHGHILVLAGFGNLRGQMEVWDVKNYKLISKPVASDSTYFAWCPDGEHILTATCAPRLRVNNGYKIWHYTGSLLHKYDVPSNGELWQVSWQPFLDGVFPAKTIKYQAVPSEVPSEEPKVATAYRPPALRNKPVTNSKLHEEEPPQNMKPHPGSDKPLSKAALKNQRKHEAKKAAKQEARSDLAPAPVPQNSPRNTITQSASGDPEVDKKIKNLKKKLKAIEQLKEQSAAGKQLEKNQLEKIQKEKALLQELEDLELGI; encoded by the exons ggaatcTGGAAAAAATTGCAAAGTCTACACTTTTAGTAAGGATGGGACATTGTTTGCCTGGAACAATGGAGAAAA CTTCTAAAGATGGCACAGCTGGGGTACCCAACCTACAGCTTTATGATGTGAAAACTGGAGCATGTTTGAAATCtttcatacagaaaaaaatgcaaaactg GTGTCCTTCCTGGTCAGATGATGAAATTATTTGTGCACGGAATGTTAACAATGAAGTTCACTTCTTTGAAAACAACAATTTTG ACACAATAGCAAATAAATTACATTTGCAAAAAGTTAATGACTTTAACTTATCACCTGGAAGCCAACCTTATAAG GTGGCAGTCTATGTCCCAGGAAGTAAAGGTGCACCTTCGTTTGTTAGATTATATCAGTACCCCAACTTTGCTGGACCTCAGGCAGCACTGGCCAATAAAAGCTTCTTTAAAGCTGATAAGGTTACAATGCTGTGGAATAAAAAAG CTACTGCTGTGCTGGTAATAGCTAGTACAGATGTTGACAAGACAGGAGCTTCCTACTATGGAGAACAGACGCTGCATTACATTGCAACAAATGGAGAAAGTGCTGTAGTACAATTAC CAAAAAATGGCCCAATTTATGATGTAGTTTGGAATTCTAGCTCTACTGAGTTTTGTGCTGTTTATGGTTTTATGCCTGCGAAAGCAACAGTCTTCAACCTGAAGTGTGATCCTGTGTTTGACTTTGGGACTGGTCCTCGCAATGCAGCCTACTATAGCCCTCATGGACATATATTAGTACTGGCTGGATTTGGAAATCTTCGGGGACAAATGGAAGTATGGGATGTTAAAAACTACAAACTAATTTCTAAACCAGTGGCTTCCGATTCTACGTATTTTGCCTGGTGCCCAGATGGTGAGCATATTTTAACAGCCACATGTGCTCCCAGGTTACGTGTAAATAATGGGTATAAGATTTGGCATTATACTGGCTCTCTCTTGCATAAGTATGATGTGCCATCAAATGGAGAATTATGGCAGGTTTCTTGGCAGCCATTTTTGGATGGAGTATTTCCAGCAAAAACAATCAAGTACCAAGCAGTTCCAAGTGAAGTACCTAGTGAGGAACCTAAAGTTGCAACAGCTTACAGACCTCCAGCCTTAAGAAATAAACCCGTCACCAATTCCAAGCTG CATGAAGAGGAACCTCCCCAGAATATGAAACCACATCCAGGAAGTGACAAGCCATTATCAAAAGCAGCCCTTAAAAATCAAAGGAAGCATGAAGCGAAAAAAGCTGCCAAACAG gaAGCAAGAAGTGATTTGGCTCCTGCTCCTGTCCCACAGAATTCGCCACGGAACACTATCACCCAGTCTGCTTCGGGTGATCCTGAAGtagacaaaaaaattaagaatctaAAGAAG aaactaaaagcaatagAGCAGCTGAAAGAGCAGTCAGCCGCTGGGAAACAGCTAGAGAAAAATCAG TTGGAGAAAATTCAAAAAGAGAAAGCCCTTCTCCAGGAGCTTGAAGATTTGGAATTGGGAATTTGA
- the Eif2a gene encoding eukaryotic translation initiation factor 2A isoform X1, translating to MAPSTPLLTVRGSEGLYMVNGPPHFTESTVLPRESGKNCKVYTFSKDGTLFAWNNGEKVNIINVTNKGLLHSFDLPKAVCLEFSPNNTVLATWQPYTTSKDGTAGVPNLQLYDVKTGACLKSFIQKKMQNWCPSWSDDEIICARNVNNEVHFFENNNFDTIANKLHLQKVNDFNLSPGSQPYKVAVYVPGSKGAPSFVRLYQYPNFAGPQAALANKSFFKADKVTMLWNKKATAVLVIASTDVDKTGASYYGEQTLHYIATNGESAVVQLPKNGPIYDVVWNSSSTEFCAVYGFMPAKATVFNLKCDPVFDFGTGPRNAAYYSPHGHILVLAGFGNLRGQMEVWDVKNYKLISKPVASDSTYFAWCPDGEHILTATCAPRLRVNNGYKIWHYTGSLLHKYDVPSNGELWQVSWQPFLDGVFPAKTIKYQAVPSEVPSEEPKVATAYRPPALRNKPVTNSKLHEEEPPQNMKPHPGSDKPLSKAALKNQRKHEAKKAAKQEARSDLAPAPVPQNSPRNTITQSASGDPEVDKKIKNLKKKLKAIEQLKEQSAAGKQLEKNQLEKIQKEKALLQELEDLELGI from the exons ggaatcTGGAAAAAATTGCAAAGTCTACACTTTTAGTAAGGATGGGACATTGTTTGCCTGGAACAATGGAGAAAA AGTAAATATAATCAATGTCACTAACAAGGGACTACTGCACTCCTTCGACCTCCCAAAAGCAGTTTGCCTTGAATTCTCGCCAAATAACACTGTCCTGGCAACGTGGCAGCCTTACACTA CTTCTAAAGATGGCACAGCTGGGGTACCCAACCTACAGCTTTATGATGTGAAAACTGGAGCATGTTTGAAATCtttcatacagaaaaaaatgcaaaactg GTGTCCTTCCTGGTCAGATGATGAAATTATTTGTGCACGGAATGTTAACAATGAAGTTCACTTCTTTGAAAACAACAATTTTG ACACAATAGCAAATAAATTACATTTGCAAAAAGTTAATGACTTTAACTTATCACCTGGAAGCCAACCTTATAAG GTGGCAGTCTATGTCCCAGGAAGTAAAGGTGCACCTTCGTTTGTTAGATTATATCAGTACCCCAACTTTGCTGGACCTCAGGCAGCACTGGCCAATAAAAGCTTCTTTAAAGCTGATAAGGTTACAATGCTGTGGAATAAAAAAG CTACTGCTGTGCTGGTAATAGCTAGTACAGATGTTGACAAGACAGGAGCTTCCTACTATGGAGAACAGACGCTGCATTACATTGCAACAAATGGAGAAAGTGCTGTAGTACAATTAC CAAAAAATGGCCCAATTTATGATGTAGTTTGGAATTCTAGCTCTACTGAGTTTTGTGCTGTTTATGGTTTTATGCCTGCGAAAGCAACAGTCTTCAACCTGAAGTGTGATCCTGTGTTTGACTTTGGGACTGGTCCTCGCAATGCAGCCTACTATAGCCCTCATGGACATATATTAGTACTGGCTGGATTTGGAAATCTTCGGGGACAAATGGAAGTATGGGATGTTAAAAACTACAAACTAATTTCTAAACCAGTGGCTTCCGATTCTACGTATTTTGCCTGGTGCCCAGATGGTGAGCATATTTTAACAGCCACATGTGCTCCCAGGTTACGTGTAAATAATGGGTATAAGATTTGGCATTATACTGGCTCTCTCTTGCATAAGTATGATGTGCCATCAAATGGAGAATTATGGCAGGTTTCTTGGCAGCCATTTTTGGATGGAGTATTTCCAGCAAAAACAATCAAGTACCAAGCAGTTCCAAGTGAAGTACCTAGTGAGGAACCTAAAGTTGCAACAGCTTACAGACCTCCAGCCTTAAGAAATAAACCCGTCACCAATTCCAAGCTG CATGAAGAGGAACCTCCCCAGAATATGAAACCACATCCAGGAAGTGACAAGCCATTATCAAAAGCAGCCCTTAAAAATCAAAGGAAGCATGAAGCGAAAAAAGCTGCCAAACAG gaAGCAAGAAGTGATTTGGCTCCTGCTCCTGTCCCACAGAATTCGCCACGGAACACTATCACCCAGTCTGCTTCGGGTGATCCTGAAGtagacaaaaaaattaagaatctaAAGAAG aaactaaaagcaatagAGCAGCTGAAAGAGCAGTCAGCCGCTGGGAAACAGCTAGAGAAAAATCAG TTGGAGAAAATTCAAAAAGAGAAAGCCCTTCTCCAGGAGCTTGAAGATTTGGAATTGGGAATTTGA